From one Gracilibacillus salinarum genomic stretch:
- the gcvH gene encoding glycine cleavage system protein GcvH, whose amino-acid sequence MTLPKDYLYSKEHEWVKKEGNNVRIGITDHAQDELGDIVFIELPEVGDEIKLDQPFGSAESVKTVSELYAPVSGKVVEVNDNLEDSPELVNESPYEKAWMIVVEPADSADLEQLLTDEDYHQLINEA is encoded by the coding sequence ATGACATTACCAAAAGACTATTTATATTCAAAAGAGCACGAGTGGGTTAAGAAAGAAGGAAATAATGTACGCATCGGCATTACCGATCATGCTCAAGATGAATTGGGGGATATTGTCTTTATAGAACTTCCGGAAGTAGGCGATGAGATTAAATTAGATCAGCCGTTTGGCAGTGCAGAATCAGTTAAGACAGTTTCTGAACTATATGCCCCTGTTTCTGGTAAAGTAGTGGAAGTAAATGATAATTTAGAAGATAGTCCGGAATTAGTAAATGAGTCACCATATGAGAAAGCTTGGATGATCGTCGTTGAACCAGCTGATTCTGCTGATTTAGAACAATTATTAACTGATGAGGATTATCACCAGTTGATAAATGAAGCGTAA
- a CDS encoding metal ABC transporter permease, with protein MLANLLEYEFLRNTFLTGIIIGIIAPLLGAFIVVRRLSLIADALSHVTLAGIAFGLFLEKKTGAMLITPFYSGLGFSVLGSIIVERLRRVYTAFQELAIPIILSGGVGLSVIFISLANGFNTDLYNYLFGSVSAVSRQDLFMIIGIAIIVCSVIFLLYKELFLLSFDEEQAVVTGIHAKRIHFIFIVLTALVIAASIRIVGVLLVSSLMTLPVASSIRIAKGFKQTIIYAIIYGEAAVIVGLIAGYYLEIPPGGTIVMLLILLLIATMLIKNVVSKVRSRKYRIKNGVIE; from the coding sequence ATGCTAGCGAATTTATTAGAATATGAGTTTTTAAGAAATACATTCCTGACGGGAATTATCATAGGTATTATTGCGCCATTACTAGGTGCCTTTATTGTCGTCAGGAGATTATCCCTGATCGCAGATGCCTTGTCCCATGTGACACTAGCCGGCATTGCATTTGGATTATTTTTAGAAAAAAAGACAGGCGCTATGCTGATAACACCTTTTTATTCAGGATTAGGTTTTTCAGTGCTAGGATCGATAATTGTAGAACGGCTTCGCCGAGTGTACACAGCATTTCAGGAATTAGCGATTCCGATTATTCTCTCGGGCGGTGTCGGTTTGAGCGTCATTTTTATCTCACTAGCTAATGGTTTTAACACGGATTTGTATAATTATTTATTTGGATCGGTATCGGCCGTGAGCAGGCAAGATCTATTTATGATTATAGGGATAGCTATCATTGTCTGTTCCGTGATTTTTCTATTATATAAAGAGCTGTTTCTTCTGTCATTTGATGAGGAGCAAGCAGTTGTCACAGGCATACATGCCAAGCGAATTCATTTCATCTTTATTGTGTTAACAGCATTGGTCATCGCGGCCTCGATTCGAATCGTAGGTGTTTTGCTCGTTTCTTCTCTTATGACACTACCTGTTGCATCCAGTATCCGAATTGCAAAAGGATTTAAACAAACGATCATTTATGCGATAATATATGGAGAAGCTGCGGTTATTGTTGGTTTAATAGCCGGTTATTACTTAGAAATACCACCTGGCGGAACAATTGTCATGTTGCTTATTCTGTTATTAATTGCAACGATGCTGATAAAAAATGTGGTATCTAAAGTGAGGAGCCGCAAGTATCGGATCAAGAACGGGGTGATCGAATGA
- a CDS encoding Fur family transcriptional regulator, with product MNTNEALTILKEKGYKYTDKRKHMIDFFEKENRYRTAKDLLENMEPNYEGISFDTIYRNLHLFDQLEILESTELNGEKHFRLKCDHHHHHHFICKKCGVTKEIHQCPMDQLSEELKQYMIDDHKFEIYGFCPTCQ from the coding sequence ATGAATACTAATGAAGCTTTAACTATTTTGAAAGAGAAAGGTTACAAATATACCGATAAGCGAAAACATATGATTGATTTTTTCGAGAAAGAGAACCGCTATCGGACTGCAAAAGATTTACTGGAAAACATGGAGCCAAATTACGAAGGAATCAGTTTCGATACGATATACCGAAATCTCCATCTGTTTGATCAATTAGAAATTTTAGAATCAACCGAGCTTAATGGAGAAAAGCATTTCCGGTTAAAATGTGATCATCATCACCACCACCACTTTATTTGCAAAAAGTGTGGTGTCACTAAAGAAATTCATCAATGCCCAATGGATCAATTATCCGAAGAATTAAAGCAATATATGATCGACGATCACAAATTTGAAATTTACGGATTTTGTCCAACTTGTCAATAA
- a CDS encoding toprim domain-containing protein has protein sequence MSHLTRQNVKVIIVEGRTDKEKVLKVVNEDVEIVCTNGTINVERLEDLIEMFDMDHRDVFILVDEDNAGKKLRKQLSKELPHAIHINIDKSYREVAATPESELAVALVSSHIRINPNFL, from the coding sequence GTGAGCCATTTGACAAGACAAAACGTAAAAGTAATCATTGTGGAGGGTAGAACAGATAAAGAAAAGGTATTGAAAGTTGTGAATGAAGACGTAGAAATCGTCTGCACAAATGGAACGATAAATGTAGAACGGTTAGAAGATTTAATCGAAATGTTTGATATGGACCATCGAGATGTGTTTATTTTAGTGGACGAGGATAACGCAGGCAAAAAATTAAGAAAGCAATTATCGAAAGAATTGCCACATGCTATCCATATTAATATTGATAAATCTTATCGCGAAGTAGCAGCAACTCCTGAATCGGAGCTGGCTGTTGCGCTTGTTTCTTCACATATTCGGATTAATCCCAATTTTTTATAG
- a CDS encoding arsenate reductase family protein, with translation MTLKFYWYPKCGTCQKAKKWLDNHEINYEAIHIVDQPPTESELKEIIEASGLPYKKFFNTSGKKYRELGLKDKLKDATEEDMLAYLASDGMLIKRPLTYDGNQATVGFKEDMFENTWK, from the coding sequence ATGACGTTGAAATTTTACTGGTATCCTAAATGTGGCACTTGCCAAAAAGCGAAAAAATGGCTGGACAATCATGAGATCAATTATGAAGCCATACACATTGTCGATCAGCCACCGACTGAGTCAGAATTGAAGGAAATAATTGAAGCAAGTGGATTGCCATATAAGAAATTCTTTAATACCAGTGGAAAGAAGTATCGTGAATTGGGCTTAAAAGATAAACTAAAAGATGCAACAGAAGAGGACATGCTTGCCTATCTAGCCTCCGACGGTATGTTAATTAAACGGCCACTTACATACGATGGTAACCAGGCAACGGTAGGATTTAAGGAAGATATGTTTGAAAATACATGGAAATAA
- a CDS encoding glycosyltransferase family 4 protein: MKIAIFTDTFLPDVNGVAKTLGRLTKYLDKSHHSYIVISPKLTKNEMNAGQIYRQSSFPFPLYKDCRISVPNTLHLKEIIKKFQPDIIHVATPFSIGLAGLRLAKKYGIPVVGSYHTDFDHYLKYYHLTLLSKALWRYMEWFHQPLLRIFVPSMVTRDQLHKKGFQRLQIWQRGVDMNVFHPDYDYSVIRQKYQIKQKYILSYVGRLAPEKNVDLLPEIAKQLPPEWRNNIHWLIVGDGPSKADLTNNWQDKVTFTGFLPQKEVAHIVAASDLFIFPSETETFGNVVLEALATGTPVVAANAGGVKNIIQEGFTGKLCNSNHIDSYTNSIQTILEDAEWRKQLKQNAIRYAQKQKWEERFEELLYSYHQVIEEIKTKQKHA; the protein is encoded by the coding sequence TTGAAAATTGCGATCTTTACAGATACTTTTCTACCTGATGTGAATGGTGTGGCCAAAACATTAGGTCGACTGACCAAGTATCTAGATAAAAGTCACCATTCGTACATTGTTATTTCGCCTAAACTTACCAAAAACGAAATGAATGCGGGGCAAATTTACCGACAATCGAGCTTTCCTTTTCCACTTTATAAGGATTGTCGTATATCAGTGCCAAATACCCTTCATCTGAAAGAAATTATCAAAAAGTTTCAACCAGATATTATTCATGTAGCAACACCCTTCTCAATCGGATTGGCTGGACTACGCCTCGCCAAAAAATATGGCATACCAGTTGTTGGCTCTTATCACACTGATTTTGATCACTATTTAAAATATTACCACCTCACACTTTTATCAAAAGCATTATGGCGTTATATGGAATGGTTCCACCAACCATTACTGCGAATTTTTGTACCTTCAATGGTTACAAGAGACCAATTGCACAAAAAAGGATTTCAGCGATTGCAAATATGGCAGCGTGGCGTTGATATGAATGTATTTCACCCTGATTATGACTACTCTGTTATCCGTCAAAAATATCAAATTAAACAAAAATACATCCTCAGCTATGTGGGGAGATTGGCGCCCGAGAAAAACGTCGATTTGTTACCTGAAATTGCTAAACAACTGCCGCCCGAATGGAGAAACAACATTCATTGGTTAATTGTTGGTGATGGACCTTCAAAAGCTGATTTAACGAATAACTGGCAAGATAAAGTAACCTTTACAGGCTTTTTACCCCAAAAAGAAGTTGCGCATATTGTCGCTGCGAGTGATTTATTTATTTTTCCTTCCGAAACAGAAACGTTTGGAAATGTTGTACTAGAAGCATTAGCAACAGGTACTCCTGTAGTAGCAGCGAACGCTGGTGGTGTGAAAAATATTATCCAGGAAGGTTTTACCGGGAAATTATGCAATAGCAATCATATTGATTCTTATACTAACTCAATTCAAACAATTTTAGAAGACGCTGAATGGCGAAAACAATTGAAGCAGAACGCCATTCGCTATGCTCAAAAACAAAAATGGGAAGAACGCTTTGAGGAACTATTATACAGTTATCACCAGGTTATAGAAGAAATAAAAACAAAACAAAAGCATGCTTAA
- a CDS encoding metal ABC transporter ATP-binding protein, with translation MNKTIVEMQDVSFYYGDRQALSHINFSIEQGDFIGLVGPNGGGKTTLIKLLLGLVKPTNGMIELFDQPIRKFKDKNKIGYVSQKANSFNRGFPATVEEVVTAGLTSKLGYFKRPNAKDREKVYQAVDKVGMSSYFKENIGNLSGGQQQRIFIARALVSDPQLLILDEPTVGVDAENVDKFFDLLHELNQQQISLLLVTHDIGTMTHHASKVACLNKSLHFHGNPKEFNDMSKDQLSDFYGHPLHLVTHEH, from the coding sequence ATGAACAAGACAATTGTTGAGATGCAAGATGTCAGTTTCTACTATGGGGATCGACAAGCGCTGTCTCACATCAACTTTTCCATTGAACAAGGTGATTTCATTGGATTGGTAGGACCAAATGGCGGTGGAAAAACTACTTTGATCAAACTATTGTTAGGTCTAGTGAAACCTACAAATGGTATGATTGAATTATTTGATCAGCCCATACGGAAATTTAAAGATAAAAATAAAATTGGTTATGTATCGCAAAAAGCGAACAGCTTCAACAGAGGTTTCCCTGCAACAGTTGAAGAGGTTGTTACTGCAGGGTTGACGTCAAAACTCGGATATTTCAAACGGCCAAATGCTAAAGATAGGGAAAAGGTGTACCAAGCAGTTGATAAAGTTGGTATGTCGAGCTATTTCAAAGAAAACATCGGCAACCTGTCAGGCGGTCAACAACAGCGCATCTTTATCGCACGTGCCCTTGTCAGTGACCCGCAGCTATTAATATTAGATGAACCAACTGTCGGTGTTGATGCCGAAAATGTAGACAAATTCTTTGACTTATTACATGAATTAAATCAACAGCAAATTTCATTACTACTTGTTACTCATGATATTGGAACGATGACGCATCATGCCTCTAAGGTAGCCTGTTTAAATAAGTCATTGCATTTCCACGGAAATCCGAAAGAATTCAATGACATGTCTAAAGATCAACTATCTGATTTCTATGGACACCCACTACATTTAGTTACACACGAGCATTAA